In Helicobacter mastomyrinus, a single genomic region encodes these proteins:
- a CDS encoding helix-turn-helix domain-containing protein has translation MKVIDRINELLKEQNLRKKELANRLIDLGVRASKTGETPTISSIYAYLNGNIELKADMIPFIAEALNVSEQELFSNADSLRILRKIYARNPLYNKYNHIIELLEYISPKSLETLEKTLLGYKQKTLELSHIIEKI, from the coding sequence ATGAAAGTCATAGACAGAATTAATGAATTACTTAAAGAGCAAAATCTTAGAAAAAAAGAGCTTGCTAATCGCCTCATTGATTTAGGTGTGCGTGCGAGTAAAACAGGTGAGACACCTACGATTTCTAGCATTTATGCCTATCTTAATGGCAATATTGAACTCAAAGCAGATATGATACCCTTCATCGCTGAAGCCTTAAATGTAAGTGAGCAGGAGCTTTTTAGCAACGCAGATTCTCTAAGGATCTTACGCAAAATCTATGCGCGTAATCCACTTTATAATAAATATAATCATATTATCGAACTTCTTGAATACATCTCCCCTAAATCCCTTGAAACCCTCGAAAAAACGCTTCTTGGCTACAAGCAAAAAACACTAGAGCTTAGTCACATTATCGAAAAGATATAA